From Chelatococcus sp. YT9, a single genomic window includes:
- a CDS encoding DMT family transporter, with translation MPDTNSPIGRATQWLFNQAYVLLPLTMLMWAGNVTASKFAVDQVSPMAIVCLRWAIVCVVLLSFSRKDIIRDLPVLKSRWPIIAGMGTLAFTGFNALFYISAYETTAVNMTIIQSAIPVFVVLGAILFFGQRINLGQAAGLVLTILGVLVTASHGNLETLLNLSVNRGDLFMLIACAFYAAYALHLRSRPKVSDTAYFAALALAAFVSSLPLLAIEIAQGKAYWPTPTGWLTLLYIGIFPSLLGQIFFIRSVQLIGPSRAGLFNNLMPVFGIILSIVLLGEAFGLYQMAAMVLVIGGILIAERLR, from the coding sequence ATGCCTGATACGAACTCCCCGATCGGCCGCGCCACACAGTGGTTGTTCAATCAAGCCTATGTGCTGCTTCCCCTCACGATGCTGATGTGGGCGGGCAATGTCACCGCCAGCAAATTCGCTGTCGACCAGGTCTCGCCCATGGCGATCGTGTGCCTGCGCTGGGCCATTGTCTGCGTCGTGCTGCTCAGCTTCAGCCGGAAGGATATCATCCGCGATCTGCCCGTGTTGAAATCCCGCTGGCCGATCATCGCCGGCATGGGAACATTGGCTTTCACGGGGTTCAACGCCCTGTTCTACATCTCGGCCTACGAGACCACCGCCGTCAACATGACGATCATCCAGAGCGCGATACCCGTCTTCGTGGTCCTCGGCGCGATCCTGTTCTTCGGCCAGCGGATCAATCTGGGCCAGGCCGCCGGCCTCGTCCTGACGATTCTCGGCGTGCTGGTGACCGCATCCCACGGTAACCTCGAGACGCTGCTGAACCTCTCTGTTAATCGCGGCGATCTCTTCATGCTGATCGCCTGTGCGTTCTATGCGGCCTACGCCTTGCATCTGCGCAGCCGGCCCAAGGTCTCCGACACAGCCTATTTCGCGGCTCTGGCCTTGGCCGCGTTCGTCTCCTCCCTGCCGCTGCTCGCCATCGAGATCGCCCAAGGCAAGGCCTATTGGCCTACACCGACCGGCTGGCTCACCCTTCTTTATATCGGGATCTTTCCGTCTCTCCTCGGGCAGATCTTCTTTATCCGTTCCGTGCAGCTCATCGGTCCGAGCCGCGCCGGTCTGTTCAACAATCTGATGCCCGTCTTCGGCATCATCCTGTCCATCGTGCTTCTTGGCGAAGCCTTCGGTCTCTACCAGATGGCGGCCATGGTGCTGGTGATCGGCGGCATCCTCATTGCCGAACGCCTGCGTTAG